One Capricornis sumatraensis isolate serow.1 chromosome 8, serow.2, whole genome shotgun sequence genomic region harbors:
- the ASGR2 gene encoding asialoglycoprotein receptor 2 isoform X1: MARDFQDIQQLDSEENDHQLGRGEGPDTRGHSPGREEPFWKGMPPPQPLVLQRLCSKFRLSLFVLVFNVLLLVAICVTGSQRAQLQGELQTLQDTFSNFSSSTLMDILNLSSHGGFASDKVRLLETKLEKQQEDLKADHATLLLHLKHFPTDLRTLTCQMAHFQSNGTECCPVNWVEYDGSCYWFSRLGKPWLEAEKYCQLENAHLVVVNSREEQKFVVQHSNPFRIWIGLTDSDGSWKWVDGTDYRHSYKNWDPAQPDNWRGHELGASEDCAEIRRDGLWNDDFCQQVKRWVCEMKRNITI; this comes from the exons ATGGCCAGGGACTTCCAGGACATCCAGCAGCTGGACTCCGAGGAGAACGACCATCAGCTCGGCAGAGGCGAGGGCCCAGACACTCGTGGACACAGCCCCGGGAGAGAAGAACCATTCTGGAAAG GGAtgcctcctccccagcctctcGTGCTGCAGCGTCTCTGCTCCAAGTTCCGCCTTAGTCTGTTTGTCCTGGTCTTCAATGTCCTGCTGCTGGTGGCCATCTGCGTGACAGGGTCCCAAA GAGCACAGCTGCAAGGGGAGCTGCAGACCCTACAGGACACTTTCAGCAACTTCTCGTCGAGCACCCTGATGGACATCCTGAATCTCAGCTCCCACG GAGGCTTCGCCAGTGACAAGGTGAGACTGCTGGAAACCAAGCTGGAAAAGCAGCAGGAAGACCTGAAAGCAG ATCACGCCACTTTGCTGCTCCATCTGAAGCACTTCCCCACGGATCTGCGCACACTAACTTGTCAGATGGCACACTTCCAGAGCAACG GCACAGAATGCTGCCCAGTGAACTGGGTGGAATATGATGGCAGCTGCTACTGGTTCTCTCGCTTGGGGAAGCCCTGGCTCGAGGCTGAGAAGTACTGCCAGCTGGAGAATGCCCACCTGGTGGTCGTCAACTCCAGAGAGGAGCAG AAGTTCGTTGTACAACACTCAAACCCCTTTAGAATCTGGATAGGTCTCACCGACAGCGATGGCTCCTGGAAATGGGTGGACGGCACAGACTACAGGCACAGCTACAA GAACTGGGATCCCGCTCAGCCCGATAACTGGCGGGGGCATGAGCTGGGGGCCAGCGAGGACTGTGCAGAGATCAGACGGGATGGGCTCTGGAATGATGATTTCTGCCAGCAAGTGAAACGCTGGGTGTGTGAGATGAAGCGGAACATCACCATCTAG
- the ASGR2 gene encoding asialoglycoprotein receptor 2 isoform X2: MARDFQDIQQLDSEENDHQLGRGEGPDTRGHSPGREEPFWKGMPPPQPLVLQRLCSKFRLSLFVLVFNVLLLVAICVTGSQRAQLQGELQTLQDTFSNFSSSTLMDILNLSSHGGFASDKVRLLETKLEKQQEDLKADHATLLLHLKHFPTDLRTLTCQMAHFQSNGTECCPVNWVEYDGSCYWFSRLGKPWLEAEKYCQLENAHLVVVNSREEQKFVVQHSNPFRIWIGLTDSDGSWKWVDGTDYRHSYNLQQTSAPQTPLPGHFEERKERRVFRSMGRARRGIEAGALKKL, encoded by the exons ATGGCCAGGGACTTCCAGGACATCCAGCAGCTGGACTCCGAGGAGAACGACCATCAGCTCGGCAGAGGCGAGGGCCCAGACACTCGTGGACACAGCCCCGGGAGAGAAGAACCATTCTGGAAAG GGAtgcctcctccccagcctctcGTGCTGCAGCGTCTCTGCTCCAAGTTCCGCCTTAGTCTGTTTGTCCTGGTCTTCAATGTCCTGCTGCTGGTGGCCATCTGCGTGACAGGGTCCCAAA GAGCACAGCTGCAAGGGGAGCTGCAGACCCTACAGGACACTTTCAGCAACTTCTCGTCGAGCACCCTGATGGACATCCTGAATCTCAGCTCCCACG GAGGCTTCGCCAGTGACAAGGTGAGACTGCTGGAAACCAAGCTGGAAAAGCAGCAGGAAGACCTGAAAGCAG ATCACGCCACTTTGCTGCTCCATCTGAAGCACTTCCCCACGGATCTGCGCACACTAACTTGTCAGATGGCACACTTCCAGAGCAACG GCACAGAATGCTGCCCAGTGAACTGGGTGGAATATGATGGCAGCTGCTACTGGTTCTCTCGCTTGGGGAAGCCCTGGCTCGAGGCTGAGAAGTACTGCCAGCTGGAGAATGCCCACCTGGTGGTCGTCAACTCCAGAGAGGAGCAG AAGTTCGTTGTACAACACTCAAACCCCTTTAGAATCTGGATAGGTCTCACCGACAGCGATGGCTCCTGGAAATGGGTGGACGGCACAGACTACAGGCACAGCTACAA cctccagcagACCTCCGCCCCGCAAACCCCCCTGCCTGGGCAttttgaagaaaggaaggagaggagagtctTCAGAAGCATGGGGAGAGCTCGAAGAGGGATAGAAGCGGGGGCGCTGAAGAAGCTCTGA